One part of the Sus scrofa isolate TJ Tabasco breed Duroc chromosome 8, Sscrofa11.1, whole genome shotgun sequence genome encodes these proteins:
- the CNGA1 gene encoding cGMP-gated cation channel alpha-1 produces MKTHGADLSSSLIQESNSALHIKESAGRARRENQGSYERFWKDIKLNMKKSIINTRHSFVNIPNVIVPDIEKEIRRMENGACSSFSDDDDSASMFEESESETPHGRDSFRSNTYGKGQPSQREQYLPGAIALFNVNNSSNKEQEPKEKKKKKKEKKSKLDDKTENKKDPEKKKKKEKDKDKKKKEEEKGKDKKEEEKKEVVVIDPSGNTYYNWLFCITLPVMYNWTMIIARACFDELQSDYIEYWLIFDYLSDIVYLLDMFVRTRTGYLEQGLLVREELKLIDKYKSNLQFKLDVLSVIPTDLLYFKLGWNYPEIRLNRLLRISRMFEFFQRTETRTNYPNIFRISNLVMYIIIIIHWNACVYFSISKAIGFGNDTWVYPDVNDPDFGRLARKYVYSLYWSTLTLTTIGETPPPVRDSEYVFVVADFLIGVLIFATIVGNIGSMISNMNAARAEFQARIDAIKQYMHFRNVSKDMEKRVIKWFDYLWTNKKTVDEKEVLKYLPDKLRAEIAINVHLDTLKKVRIFADCEAGLLVELVLKLQPQVYSPGDYICKKGDIGREMYIIKEGKLAVVADDGITQFVVLSDGSYFGEISILNIKGSKAGNRRTANIKSIGYSDLFCLSKDDLMEALTEYPDAKCMLEEKGKQILMKDGLLDINIANAGSDPKDLEEKVTRMEGSVDLLQTRFARILAEYESMQQKLKQRLTKVEQFLKPLTDPEFSAIEGSVVESGPTDSTQD; encoded by the exons ataTTAAATTAAACATGAAGAAAAGTATTATTAACACCCGGCATTCTTTTGTAAACATTCCCAATGTAATCGTACCAGATattgaaaaggaaataagaaggATGGAAAATGGAGCATGCAG CTCCTTTTCTGATGACGATGATAGTGCCTCTATGTTTGAAGAATCAGAGAGTGAAACCCCCCATGGAAGGGATTCCTTTAGGAGTAATACATATGGAAAGGGACAACCCTCACAGAG GGAGCAGTACTTGCCTGGAGCCATTGCACTTTTCAATGTTAACAACAGCAGCAATAAGGAACA agaaccaaaagaaaagaagaaaaagaaaaaagaaaagaagag CAAGCtagatgataaaactgaaaataaaaaggacccagaaaagaaaaagaagaaagaaaaggacaaagacaagaaaaagaaagaagaggagaaaggcaaAGATAAGAAAGAGGA GGAGAAGAAGGAAGTCGTGGTTATTGATCCCTCAGGAAACACCTATTACAACTGGCTGTTTTGCATCACCTTACCTGTTATGTACAACTGGACCATGATTATCGCTAG AGCATGTTTTGATGAACTTCAGTCTGATTACATAGAATACTGGCTCATTTTTGATTATTTATCAGATATAGTCTATCTTCTCGATATGTTTGTACGAACAAGGACAG gttaCCTAGAACAAGGACTGCTGGTGAGGGAAGAGCTTAAACTCATAGATAAATATAAATCAAACTTGCAATTTAAATTGGATGTCCTATCCGTGATACCAACTGATCTGCTATATTTTAAGCTGGGGTGGAACTATCCAGAAATTAGATTAAACAGACTGTTGAGGATCTCTCGAATGTTTGAGTTCTTCCAGAGAACAGAGACAAGGACAAACTACCCAAACATCTTCAGGATCTCTAACCTCGTTATgtatatcatcatcatcatccattgGAATGCGTGCGTGTACTTCTCTATTTCCAAAGCTATTGGATTTGGAAATGATACGTGGGTCTACCCTGATGTTAACGATCCTGATTTTGGCCGTTTGGCTAGAAAATATGTGTACAGCCTTTACTGGTCTACATTGACTCTGACTACCATTGGTGAAACACCACCTCCGGTGAGGGATTCTGAGTATGTCTTTGTGGTAGCTGATTTCCTAATTGGAGTGTTAATTTTTGCTACCATTGTCGGTAACATTGGGTCTATGATTTCCAACATGAATGCGGCCAGAGCAGAATTCCAAGCAAGAATCGATGCGATCAAGCAATACATGCATTTTCGAAATGTAAGCAAAGATATGGAAAAGAGAGTTATTAAATGGTTTGACTATCTCTGGACCAACAAAAAAACAGTAGATGAGAAAGAAGTCTTGAAGTATCTACCTGATAAACTAAGAGCAGAAATTGCCATTAACGTTCACTTAGACACATTAAAAAAGGTGCGTATTTTTGCAGACTGTGAGGCTGGTCTCTTGGTGGAGTTGGTCTTGAAATTACAGCCCCAGGTCTACAGTCCTGGAGATTATATTTGCAAGAAAGGGGATATTGGACGAGAGATGTACATTATCAAAGAAGGCAAACTTGCTGTGGTGGCAGATGATGGaatcacccagtttgtggtattgAGTGATGGCAGCTACTTTGGTGAGATCAGCATCCTTAACATTAAAGGCAGTAAAGCTGGCAATCGAAGAACAGCCAATATTAAAAGTATTGGCTATTCAGATCTGTTCTGTCTCTCGAAAGATGACCTCATGGAAGCTCTAACCGAGTACCCAGATGCTAAATGTATGCtagaagagaaagggaagcaaATCTTGATGAAAGATGGTCTGCTGGATATCAATATTGCAAATGCTGGAAGTGACCCTAAAGATCTAGAAGAGAAGGTCACCCGAATGGAGGGGTCAGTAGACCTCCTGCAAACAAGGTTTGCTCGGATCCTGGCTGAGTATGAGTCCATGCAGCAGAAACTGAAGCAAAGACTAACAAAGGTTGAGCAATTTCTAAAGCCACTTACTGACCCAGAATTTTCAGCTATTGAAGGATCTGTAGTTGAAAGTGGGCCCACAGACTCAACACAGGACTGA